The DNA sequence ATTAATCAAAATGGATACAGATTGGATTAAAAAAATGGTAAAGCATCTAACACCCGCTTCAACGCTGACAAACGGGACTATGCCCGTTTGCAGGTTAAGCGGATGTTAGATTGACAAGATTTAATACAATAAGGAATACGCAATTGAGCAAAATTATCATAGCTTTACTACAATTAACGCCGGGGAACTCTGTTGTTGAAAATATGTATATCGGTATAGCTGCTTGTCGCAAGGCAAAAAATATGGGGGCAGATATAGCATTATTTCCTGAAATGTGGAGTATTGGTTACGAAATCCCTAAATCTGTCAATGAATTAAAGAGTAAAGCAATTAGTAAAAATGATGCATTTATACATTCATTCTCGGATTTAGCAAAAGAATTGCAAATGGCTATCGGTATAACATTTCTTGAAAAGTATGAGCCATTACCAAGAAACAGTATATGTCTGTTTGATAGATTTGGAAAAGAACTATATACCTATGCAAAAGTACATACATGTATTTTTGGAGATGAAAAAAAATTAATGCCCGGTAATGATTTTTATGTATCTGAATTAGACACAGAGCACGGTTGTGTAAAAATAGGTTCAATGATTTGTTATGATAGAGAATTTCCTGAGAGTGCACGAATACTCATGCTCAAAGGTGCAGAAATACTACTTGTACCGAATGCATGTCCAATGGAAATTAATAGGATTTCACAATTAAGAGCAAGAGCATTTGAAAATATGATTGGCATTGCAACTGTTAATTATCCAAAAGGAAAACCCGATTGTAATGGTCATTCTACAGCATTTGACGGTATTGCCTATAAAATTGATGAACCATATTCACGAGATACATTAATAATAGAAGCTGGAGAGGAAGAAGGAATATATATGGCAACTTTTAATATAGAGGAATTAAGAAAGTATAGAAGTTCATGGTAACGCATATCGGCAGCCGACAAAATATGAGATTTTATTATCGGAAGAGAAACAAGAGCCGTTTATCCGTAAAGATTATAGAAAATTAGCAAACTAACACCCGCTTCAACACTGACATTGCCTTTACGGCAATGCAGGTTAAGCGGTAGTTAGATGGACTCGTGCTACTGCACGAGCTGAATTTTTCAGGTATAAATCTAGATTTAATATTAAAAAAAGGTATAATAGAAGTATGAAACCTAAAGAAAAAAAAGAGATTTTTAATTTCTTAGAATATAATAAAAACATTCTCCAGTCCTATGGCGTAAAAAAAATAGGTCTTTTTGGTTCTTATGTACATAATCAACAAAATAAAAATAGCGATATTGATATATTAGTAGAATTCCATGCTGATAAAAAAAATTATAATAACTTTATAAATTTAGTTTATTACTTGGAAGATAATTTGAATACAAAAATAGATTTATTAACTATAGAAAGTTTAAGTCCGTATATTGGTCAGAGAATACTCAATGAGGTTGAATATGTATCGATCAAATGAAGAGCTATTCAAGCATATTTTTGATGAAATTGTTTTTTTAGAATCTGAAACAAGGACCATATCAGAAGAAGTATTTTTAAAAGATGAAAAAACGCAACGAGCTTTTGCACGAAGTATTGAAATTATCGGAGAAGCCGTTAAAAATATTTCAAGTGATGTAATAATTAAATATAAAGAAGTTCCATGGAGAAATATTGCCGGTATGAGAGATAAACTCATTCATGGTTATTTTTCCTTTGATTATGAAATTGTGTGGGATGTTGCAAAAAACATTATTCCTGAATTTAAGAACCAGCTGATAAAAATTATGGATACAGAAAAAAAGAAAAATGACAATTAAAGAAATAATAACAGAAATCAATAAAATAGAAATAGATATTGCTGATTTTATAAGTAGTTACAAAAGTGAACAACTTGTCAGTAATTATGATGATTGGAATTATAAAGATGTCATTGCGCATCTTTTGGAATGGATTATGTTTTCAAAAAATAAACTAAACGCTATTGTACATAATCAAGATTTTCAAGAAATAAGTAATATCGATATATTCAATAAACAAAATTATATAAAAAATAAGAATAGGCATATTATAGAATTACAGAAGAAACTAATCTTTGAACTGAATGAATATAAAAATATTGTGCTGTTGTATACAGAAGCGGATTTACAAAGAAAAGATTTGCCAATAGGTTTTTCATTTGAATTATGGCGGTATATGGTAATGGATACTATTATACATCCTGTAATGCATTTATTATATTATTTAATTAAAACAAAAAACTATAAGTTATTTTTCAAATTGTGTAAAAAATATAATGAAATATTTTATTGTTATGCAAAAGGAAATCTTGAGGTATATTCTTTTTATGAATATATTGAAGATAGTAAAAAATTTATTGAGAATATAAAAGAATTAGGCGAGCAGTATAAAAATGATGATATGATACATGCAGTTTTAAAAGCCAATAAAATAGATGAGAACATCTAACACCCGCTTCAACCTGACATTGCGGACAAGCCGCAAATGCAGGTTAAGCGGTAGTTATGTTGACTGCCCTTCGGGCAGCATTCGTTAAGCGTGAAGGTTTATAACCTTCTATAATTTAAATGATAAAATCTATTGGAATTTTTTACTTTCTCTTGGGACTATATAAAAAATAAATTTTGTGATAGAATATTAGTTGAGGTAAAGAGATGATAAATGTTTTTATTGATGAGATTACGCCTTGTCTCAGTGATGCTAAAACAGGCGAGCTCGTTCAAACAGAGGTTATACAAATTACTCGAAAATCTTTTTTGAAAAAGTATAATAAGAAAAATGGATGGTATACAGACTGGGATAAACTTATCGATGATAATGAAGTTTATGCTCTCGTAGTGGAAGGCTCTGTTGATATACAAGGGCTGGTTTCTATTGTAAAAGATGAGGATGCAAAAGCATGTTATATTTCATGGATGTGTGCGAGCCCTGAAAATAATCATCAAATTACAGAAGAACTTAGATATAAAGGTGTTGGCGGACATTTGTTTGCAATTGCTGCAAAAAAATCAATCGACTTTGGTTTTGATGGAATGATGTACGGATTTGCAGCGAATAAAATTTTACTTGATCATTATGTCGAAAAATTTAATGCTGAGTTTGTCGGAATTCTTCATCCGTTTCAGTTCGCAATAGATGAAGAAAATGCAAAAAATATAATGGAGGTTTACACTTATGATTGGACTGATGAAAAATTATAAAGAAAGTTTAAAAGATACACCGCAACCAATATTGTTGTCTGAAATGAAAAATAGCATCGATTTGAAAGCGTTATTTTCTTATGCAAAAGCAAACAATATGAAAGTTTCTGAATTATCAGAAACTGATAAGAAAAAATTTGTTAGAGCTAGGTGCTTGTTATAGTTTAAGTTTAATGTAAATAAAATAGAATCTAAATAGTAAAAACACATAACACCCGCTTCAACCTGACATTGCGGACAAGCCGCAAGTGCAGGTTAAGCGAATGTTAGGTTGACGCTTCGCGCAAAGGAGTTCAATATGTTCTACAAATATCGTAAGTTATATACTCAAGAAGATGAAAAATTTAAATTTAATGAGCACACAATGCTGCTACTCAAAGAAAAAAAAATTTATGTTCCGTCTTACAAAGAATTGAATGATCCATGGGAGAAAATAATAAAAATTCCAGCCTATAAATCATATACAGAAAATGAAAAAAAAGAGCTACTTCTAATGGACAAAGAAGCCGTAGAACTTGGACTTGATGAATTTACTAATTTGGGAAAAGAAATTATTGAAAATCAAAATGATTTAGATTCGAGCATGGATGATTTTAATAGTTTTATGTTTGAAGAAAGTGATTGGGGGATTTTTTCTATGTCGATATTAAATGACTCGCTATTACTATGGGCTCATTATGGAGATGAACATCGTGGAATATGTATCGGTTTTGATAAGCAAGATTTTTTGAATACAGGCAATGTTGTTCAAGTAAAATATCGTAAAAAAATTCATTCAATTGATCCTAAGCGAGCATATAGAAGACTTGAAAAACAATATTTTGGTAATAAACATTTTGCGTGGTTATACGAGAAAGAGTATCGTTATCTACACCCAGAATCATCAGTAGAAATTATTTCTCCAGCGAAGATTAATTCAATATTCTTAGGGCTAAGAGTTGATGAAAATATTGTAAAAATAATATGTAAGGAATTTTCTAAAATGTATTCAGTTTATAAAGCTCGAATGAATACAACTAGTTATACAATTGAATATGAAAAGATTACCTAACACCCGCTTCAACCTGACATTGCGGACGAGCCGCAAATGCAGGTTAAGCGAATGTTAGGTGGACGGTGTGCGGGCGGAGGAGAAAATATGGGGACATCAACTACTGAACGATTGGGTATAGCCGAATTAACCAAAATATTTGCACAAGTTGGTTGGTATTTTCGTGAACAATTTGTTAGCGATAATGGAATTGATGCACAGGTAGAATATAGTTGAAAATAACAAACCAACTGGTCAACTAATCGCCATACAGGTAAAATCTGGAATGAGTTACTTCTCTGAAATGGATAAAGAAAAAATAATATATCGTCCAAAAGCAAACCATGTTGAATATTGGACAAAACATAGTCTTCCTGTAATTATATGTCTACATAATACAGATAATGATAAAGTTTTTTGGACTCCGGTACTAAAGGAGCTTATTATATCAACAGGGAAAGGTTATAAAATCGAGATCTCAACAAATAGTACATTGACAAAGGAAAATTGTTTAGGTTTATCACGAATTTTTAAGTTTAATTATCATGAATATAGACTAAATAAACTGTTGCTAGATTCATCTTGGATGAAATTAATAATGAATGGTGAAAGTGTTTATGCTGAATTTGAAGATTGGCACAATAAATCATTATCAAGAACTTCAATCACTATTAGCTGTGAATCAGTTAATGGTTCAAAAAGTATTAATTTACCAACATTATATGCACCCGGATATAGTGTTTTAGGCATTGTACAAAAAACTATTCCATGGGCATCATTCGAAATGGACATTGATAGTCATCGGGAAGCTCAAAAAGACGAATATGAAACAGAATGTTATACGGGACATGATAAAGAAGATGATATGAGATTTTATTATGAGTCATTTGATGAATGGTATGAAGAGCCTGATGATATTGTTCCAATAAAAAGAGAATCAGAAATTGATATCTACAGAGTAAAACTTACACTTAATGATTTAGGAAAAGCATTTTTAAACATATACGAATATCTTGATTCAGATCCTGAATTTGAACTTACCTCTTTTAGTATCACAGAAATATTTTCCTAACACCCGCTTCAACCTGACATTGCCTTTACGGCAATGCAGGTTAAGCGTTAGTTAACCTTACAAAATAAATACTAATCATAGGTGGTGTAAAATGAAGGTAGTGGTACTTGCTGGAGGATTAAGTCCTGAAAGAGATGTATCTTTATCATCAGGAGCATTAATTGCAAATGCATTAATCGAAAATGGGCATAGTGTTTTTCTTTTAGATTTACTAATAGGAACTGATAAAAAATTTGAAGAATTATCATTTTTAACAAAAGATTCAATAGATCGATATGAGTATATTATACCACCAGAAGAGCCAAATCTTATTGAATTGCATCAAAAGTATCCTGATCAAATCGGAAAAGGTGTACTGAGCATTTGTAAACAAGCAGATGTTGTGTTTATTGCATTACATGGTTCAATAGGTGAAAATGGTCAGCTACAATCAATTTTTGAAATGCAATCAATTAAACACACAGGATCAAGTTACTTTGGCTGTATGTTGGCGATGGATAAAGATATATCAAAAAAAATTGCAACTATTGAGGGTATTTCTACAGCAAAATGGAAAACTTATTCATTGTCAGAAGTTAATTTTGATACAATAAAGAGAGAAACAAAAATACCTTGTGTTGTTAAACCACTTAGTTGTGGTTCTAGTATTGGGATATCAATAATTAAAACCGAAGAAGAATTATTGAATGCATTAAGAGTTGCGAAAAAATATGAAGATAGTATTTTGATTGAAGATATGATCAAAGGGAGAGAAGTGTCATGTGGTATAGTTGGAGATAAGGCATTACCGGTAATTGAAATAATTCCAAAGTCAGGATTTTATGATTATAAAAATAAGTATCAAAAAGGATTATCCAACGAAATATGTCCTGCTGAAATAGATAGAAGCATTGAGAAAACAATACAGGCATTTTCATATAAAATGCATAAAGCTTTAAGACTAGGTTATTATTCACGATCAGATTTTATTATTCGAGATAATGAAGAAATTGTTTATTTGGAGACCAATACATTGCCTGGAATGACTCCAACGAGTTTATTGCCTCAAGAAGCAAGAGTATCTGGAATTACATATAATGAATTATGTAATCAAATTGTACATAATGCAATAAAAATTGAAGGCTAACACCCGCTTCAACCTGACATTTGTTTTGTCACGAAAGTTGCTTGGACGGTCGCCTACGGCTCCCTTTTGATGCAACTTTCGCGCCAACTTTGCCGCCACTTTGCGCGTCGGCAAAGGCACAAATGCAGGTTAAGCGAATGTTATGTGGACTGCCCTTCAGGCAGCTTGGAGGTAGAAATGAAAAGGTTTGTATTAATATATGTTTTTGTATTTTTATCTATTGCGATCTTTGCATCTCCGTTTGGTTTAAAAATGGGAATGACAATAGATGAAATTGCTGAACAGTGTGAAGAATATCCATCTTTTGTAAAAGATGAAATTTATTTAGTAAAACCTATAAAAAAGCATCCTCTTTTTTCATATTATGCGGTTTATGTAAATGAGAAAACGGGTTTGTATCAGATTAGGGCAATTTCGGATTCTATTAGCTGTAATAAATATGGTACTGAAATTAAAAATGCTTTTACTTCTATCAAAGACAGAATTGCTAAAACTTATGGGAAACCAAAAGTAAATGATAGATACAAAAATACGGCAGATTCTTATTATCAAAAAGATGAATATTGGTTTTATTCGTTAAGAGAAGGTTCTCGTGAACTATCCGCAATATGGGGTGAGAAAACTACACTTATAGATGACTTGGAATATATTGCATTAGATTGTACTGCAGATTATATTGTAGAGGATGGTTATGTTGATGAAAAAGCACATCTTGTATTATACTACTATTTTAATAATGCAAGAGGTGTTGAAGATGAGCACGATTCCGTATTTTAAATTTTAAAATAGCATGATGTTATTAATTATATTTGGTTTTATTGCTTTTATTCTCGTCATTTTTTTTCTTGGAAAATGGGCTTGGGTAAGCAAAGGAGAAATGGGAGAACATTATGTATCGAAAATTTTATCATCATTGGATGAAAATGAGTATAAAATTTTTAATGATGTAATGTTACGGACAAAAAATGGTAAAACCACACAGATAGACCATATAGTAATCTCTGCTTATGGAATTTTTGTAATAGAAACAAAAAATTACAACGGTTGGATTTTTGGAAATGAAAAAGCTGAATATTGGATGCAAGTAATTTATAATGAAAAGCATAAATTTAGAAATCCTGTAAAACAAAATCAGGCTCATATTTTTGCACTAAAAGAACTGTTTGCAGAATATAGCGATATAAAATATTTTCCTATTGTCGTTTTTGTTGGTAATGCGGAATTAAAAGACATAGAATCTAATATGCCTGTAATTTATGATGATGATCTTTTAGACTTGATTTACTCGGATATTACAAACAAGTGTCTTACAGAAATAGAAATTCAGAAAATTGTAAACTTACTTTCAAGTAAAAATATTGTTGACGATGAACTAAGAATTGAACATATTAACAATATAAGACAAACTGTAGTTGAAAGAAAATTAAAAATGGAGAATTTAATTTGCCCTAGATGTAATGGGGAGTTAAAATTAAGAGAAGGTAAGTCTGGTAAATTTTATGGATGCTCAAATTATCCAAGATGTAGATTCACTATGCCTTTTTTTAAAATAAACACATAACACCCGCTTCAACGCTGACATTTGTTTTGTCACAAAAGTTGCTAGACGGTCGCCTGCGGCTCCCTTTTTTATGCAACTTTCGTGCCAACTTTGTCGCTGCTCTGCGCTTCGGCAAAGGCACAAATGCAGGTTAAGCGAATGTTAGACTTACTATCGCACAGAAGTAAAACTAATAGGTTCAATTTCGAGTTTTGAAAAAACTCGAAATTTTCCAATTTTCTACGGCACCAATAGAATGTAAAGTTTTGAAATAGGTGCTATTTTTGTGCAGGCGAGATTCTGACTGCGTACCGTTTCGAGCGTTTATGCTATATAAAAGCTCGCCTGCGGCTAAGCGGACAAGTTCTCGCCAAAAATACAGCTCTATTTTACTGCTATTTTCAAAACTTGACATTCGACCTAATAATGTTATCACTATATCATTTATAGATTTTATGATATAATATCAGCTAGGAGGGAATAAATGTATACAATTATGGCTTTTTGTTTAAGCGGTATTGTGATGATTATATTTGGGATTTTAATCAGAGAATGTAAATGCTACAACTTGATAGCAGGGTATAATACAATGCCTGCTGAAAAGAAAAAATCCTATAATCCGGCACCTCTTGCTAATCAAGTAGGTATATTTCTATATTGGATAGGCACTTTTACCATTGTATTCGGAATCATCTTACATTTTGT is a window from the Treponema denticola genome containing:
- a CDS encoding DUF3784 domain-containing protein yields the protein MYTIMAFCLSGIVMIIFGILIRECKCYNLIAGYNTMPAEKKKSYNPAPLANQVGIFLYWIGTFTIVFGIILHFVEYSKLLATFITVGYSVILLVAAIIFIAKEAKGLNDI
- a CDS encoding NERD domain-containing protein; this translates as MGEHYVSKILSSLDENEYKIFNDVMLRTKNGKTTQIDHIVISAYGIFVIETKNYNGWIFGNEKAEYWMQVIYNEKHKFRNPVKQNQAHIFALKELFAEYSDIKYFPIVVFVGNAELKDIESNMPVIYDDDLLDLIYSDITNKCLTEIEIQKIVNLLSSKNIVDDELRIEHINNIRQTVVERKLKMENLICPRCNGELKLREGKSGKFYGCSNYPRCRFTMPFFKINT
- a CDS encoding D-alanine--D-alanine ligase family protein, with translation MKVVVLAGGLSPERDVSLSSGALIANALIENGHSVFLLDLLIGTDKKFEELSFLTKDSIDRYEYIIPPEEPNLIELHQKYPDQIGKGVLSICKQADVVFIALHGSIGENGQLQSIFEMQSIKHTGSSYFGCMLAMDKDISKKIATIEGISTAKWKTYSLSEVNFDTIKRETKIPCVVKPLSCGSSIGISIIKTEEELLNALRVAKKYEDSILIEDMIKGREVSCGIVGDKALPVIEIIPKSGFYDYKNKYQKGLSNEICPAEIDRSIEKTIQAFSYKMHKALRLGYYSRSDFIIRDNEEIVYLETNTLPGMTPTSLLPQEARVSGITYNELCNQIVHNAIKIEG
- a CDS encoding DUF2971 domain-containing protein gives rise to the protein MFYKYRKLYTQEDEKFKFNEHTMLLLKEKKIYVPSYKELNDPWEKIIKIPAYKSYTENEKKELLLMDKEAVELGLDEFTNLGKEIIENQNDLDSSMDDFNSFMFEESDWGIFSMSILNDSLLLWAHYGDEHRGICIGFDKQDFLNTGNVVQVKYRKKIHSIDPKRAYRRLEKQYFGNKHFAWLYEKEYRYLHPESSVEIISPAKINSIFLGLRVDENIVKIICKEFSKMYSVYKARMNTTSYTIEYEKIT
- a CDS encoding HepT-like ribonuclease domain-containing protein, which translates into the protein MYRSNEELFKHIFDEIVFLESETRTISEEVFLKDEKTQRAFARSIEIIGEAVKNISSDVIIKYKEVPWRNIAGMRDKLIHGYFSFDYEIVWDVAKNIIPEFKNQLIKIMDTEKKKNDN
- a CDS encoding DUF4365 domain-containing protein; translated protein: MSYFSEMDKEKIIYRPKANHVEYWTKHSLPVIICLHNTDNDKVFWTPVLKELIISTGKGYKIEISTNSTLTKENCLGLSRIFKFNYHEYRLNKLLLDSSWMKLIMNGESVYAEFEDWHNKSLSRTSITISCESVNGSKSINLPTLYAPGYSVLGIVQKTIPWASFEMDIDSHREAQKDEYETECYTGHDKEDDMRFYYESFDEWYEEPDDIVPIKRESEIDIYRVKLTLNDLGKAFLNIYEYLDSDPEFELTSFSITEIFS
- a CDS encoding nucleotidyltransferase family protein, giving the protein MKPKEKKEIFNFLEYNKNILQSYGVKKIGLFGSYVHNQQNKNSDIDILVEFHADKKNYNNFINLVYYLEDNLNTKIDLLTIESLSPYIGQRILNEVEYVSIK
- a CDS encoding DUF4365 domain-containing protein — protein: MGTSTTERLGIAELTKIFAQVGWYFREQFVSDNGIDAQVEYS